From Xiphophorus hellerii strain 12219 chromosome 20, Xiphophorus_hellerii-4.1, whole genome shotgun sequence, the proteins below share one genomic window:
- the ell2 gene encoding RNA polymerase II elongation factor ELL2 isoform X2, whose translation MLRLQRNDGGGLVKMAALSEDGSYGLNCGQQGAERVSVLHVKLTETALRAIENYQSSSNVPSSRPKVQFKGLQGHIKIPRTDSSDAFHNFDFYLSNVGKDNPQGSFECIHQYVSSSGASHLALLATVQDKVTVCATNDSYQVTRERMTQAAEDTRERGTKVIKPGGQYRGKQVHTRKPALSAPDVVPERKRSTPINPANTIRKCLSNNPVSQKPFRDRIIHLLALKSYKKLEVLGRLQRDGINQKDRNSLGTTLQQVAILNPKDNTYSLKESIYRDVQRDWPGYSEDEKIQADRILARKLGLPTERVSSNSLPKDGFPSSPQKHQADFDFIDPLAPKKARISHLSSRGPSASSSDRREDESSPRSKHSSLPPSVTSGPPTHLPIPSHPPAPSHRQLSPASNSNSPSTPEGCGTQDLPMDQSSSCRDPSPSPFSRSLQERCQHPAPREAASPSPPPCTSLTVASTVVTSPPLSSSTSKKFKKKSKKHKDKDRERVKGKQTERASSNIPPDAVAEESHRVRKRRSAEEDIEVAVEKNPYKDQVKEKPVHSSESSSKTDVANYVVKYAPLASLDQRQSYKDDFNAEYDEYRQLHARVESITRRFTQLDARCRKLVPGTKEYQKVQEEVLKEYKKMKQI comes from the exons ATGCTCCGGCTTCAGAGGAACGATGGTGGAGGGCTGGTAAAGATGGCGGCTCTCTCCGAGGATGGGAGCTACGGATTAAATTGTGGCCAACAGGGTGCTGAAAGAGTATCCGTACTACACGTCAAGTTGACCGAGACGGCCCTGAGAGCGATAGAAAACTACCAAAGTAGTTCG AATGTACCATCTTCAAGGCCAAAAGTACAATTCAAGGGACTTCAAGGG cacattaAAATTCCCAGGACTGACTCCTCGGACGCCTTCCACAACTTTGATTTTTACCTGTCTAATGTGGGCAAGGACAACCCTCAGGGAAGCTTTGAATGCATCCACCAGTATGTGTCCAG CTCAGGGGCCTCACACCTGGCATTGTTGGCGACCGTTCAGGACAAGGTCACAGTGTGCGCCACCAATGACTCCTACCAGGTGACCCGGGAACGTATGACCCAGGCCGCGGAGGACACGCGTGAACGGGGGACCAAAGTCATCAAGCCTGGGGGGCAATACCGAG GAAAACAGGTGCACACTCGTAAGCCAGCACTGTCGGCCCCAGATGTAGTCCCAGAGCGCAAACGCTCCACGCCTATCAACCCAGCCAACACTATACGCAAGTGCCTTTCCAACAACCCCGTATCTCAGAAGCCCTTCCGGGACCGCATCATCCACCTGCTGGCGCTCAAGTCCTACAAGAAGCTGGAAGTGCTAGGCCGTCTGCAGCGGGACGGTATCAACCAGAAGGACCGAAACTCACTGGGGACTACCTTGCAACAA GTGGCAATCCTGAATCCCAAAGATAACACTTACTCGCTGAAGGAGTCTATTTATCGCGACGTGCAGCGAGACTGGCCTGGCTATTCTGAGGATGAGAAGATCCAAGCTGACCGGATTCTAGCCCG CAAATTGGGTCTCCCTACTGAGAGAGTCTCATCAAACAGTTTGCCTAAAGACGGTTTCCCTTCATCCCCGCag AAGCACCAGGCAGACTTCGATTTCATCGACCCTCTGGCTCCCAAGAAAGCCCGCATCTCTCACCTCAGCAGCCGAGGGCCCTCAGCCTCGTCCTCCGACCGCCGCGAGGACGAGAGCAGCCCCCGCTCCAAACACTCATCCCTGCCCCCTAGCGTGACCTCAGGGCCTCCCACCCATCTCCCCATACCTTCCCACCCGCCGGCGCCGTCGCATCGGCAGCTCAGCCCAGCTTCCAACTCCAACTCCCCCAGCACCCCGGAAGGCTGCGGCACTCAGGACCTGCCCATGGACCAGAGCTCTTCCTGCAGAGACCCCTCGCCGAGCCCCTTCTCCCGCTCCCTGCAGGAGCGCTGTCAGCACCCGGCCCCCAGAGAAGCCGCCTCTCCCAGCCCGCCCCCCTGCACCTCTCTCACAGTTGCCTCCACTGTTGTCACCAGCCCTCCTTTGTCTAGCAGTACAAGTAAGAAATTCAAGAAGAAATCCAAGAAGCACAAAGACAAGGACCGTGAGAGGGTCAAAGGGAAACAAACGGAAAGAGCTTCCAGCAACATTCCTCCTGATGCGGTGGCAGAGGAGAGTCACAGGGTGAGAAAGAGGCGCAGCGCTGAGGAAGACATCGAGGTAGCTGTTGAGAAAAATCCTTACAAAGATCAAG TCAAAGAGAAGCCAGTCCATTCCTCTGAATCTTCTTCCAAAACTGATGTGGCCAACTATGTAGT GAAGTACGCCCCGCTGGCGTCTCTCGACCAGAGACAAAGCTACAAAGACGACTTCAACGCAGAATACGACGAGTACCGTCAGCTGCACGCCCGCGTGGAGAGCATCACCAGGCGCTTCACTCAGCTCGACGCTCGGTGTAGGAAGCTGGTTCCCGGCACCAAGGAGTACCAG AAAGTACAAGAAGAGGTCTTGAAAGAGTACAAAAAGATGAAACAA ATCTAA
- the ell2 gene encoding RNA polymerase II elongation factor ELL2 isoform X1, whose amino-acid sequence MLRLQRNDGGGLVKMAALSEDGSYGLNCGQQGAERVSVLHVKLTETALRAIENYQSSSNVPSSRPKVQFKGLQGHIKIPRTDSSDAFHNFDFYLSNVGKDNPQGSFECIHQYVSSSGASHLALLATVQDKVTVCATNDSYQVTRERMTQAAEDTRERGTKVIKPGGQYRGKQVHTRKPALSAPDVVPERKRSTPINPANTIRKCLSNNPVSQKPFRDRIIHLLALKSYKKLEVLGRLQRDGINQKDRNSLGTTLQQVAILNPKDNTYSLKESIYRDVQRDWPGYSEDEKIQADRILARKLGLPTERVSSNSLPKDGFPSSPQKHQADFDFIDPLAPKKARISHLSSRGPSASSSDRREDESSPRSKHSSLPPSVTSGPPTHLPIPSHPPAPSHRQLSPASNSNSPSTPEGCGTQDLPMDQSSSCRDPSPSPFSRSLQERCQHPAPREAASPSPPPCTSLTVASTVVTSPPLSSSTSKKFKKKSKKHKDKDRERVKGKQTERASSNIPPDAVAEESHRVRKRRSAEEDIEVAVEKNPYKDQVKEKPVHSSESSSKTDVANYVVKYAPLASLDQRQSYKDDFNAEYDEYRQLHARVESITRRFTQLDARCRKLVPGTKEYQKVQEEVLKEYKKMKQHNPNYHEEKQRCEYLHNKLAHIKRLIADFDQRRAQAWC is encoded by the exons ATGCTCCGGCTTCAGAGGAACGATGGTGGAGGGCTGGTAAAGATGGCGGCTCTCTCCGAGGATGGGAGCTACGGATTAAATTGTGGCCAACAGGGTGCTGAAAGAGTATCCGTACTACACGTCAAGTTGACCGAGACGGCCCTGAGAGCGATAGAAAACTACCAAAGTAGTTCG AATGTACCATCTTCAAGGCCAAAAGTACAATTCAAGGGACTTCAAGGG cacattaAAATTCCCAGGACTGACTCCTCGGACGCCTTCCACAACTTTGATTTTTACCTGTCTAATGTGGGCAAGGACAACCCTCAGGGAAGCTTTGAATGCATCCACCAGTATGTGTCCAG CTCAGGGGCCTCACACCTGGCATTGTTGGCGACCGTTCAGGACAAGGTCACAGTGTGCGCCACCAATGACTCCTACCAGGTGACCCGGGAACGTATGACCCAGGCCGCGGAGGACACGCGTGAACGGGGGACCAAAGTCATCAAGCCTGGGGGGCAATACCGAG GAAAACAGGTGCACACTCGTAAGCCAGCACTGTCGGCCCCAGATGTAGTCCCAGAGCGCAAACGCTCCACGCCTATCAACCCAGCCAACACTATACGCAAGTGCCTTTCCAACAACCCCGTATCTCAGAAGCCCTTCCGGGACCGCATCATCCACCTGCTGGCGCTCAAGTCCTACAAGAAGCTGGAAGTGCTAGGCCGTCTGCAGCGGGACGGTATCAACCAGAAGGACCGAAACTCACTGGGGACTACCTTGCAACAA GTGGCAATCCTGAATCCCAAAGATAACACTTACTCGCTGAAGGAGTCTATTTATCGCGACGTGCAGCGAGACTGGCCTGGCTATTCTGAGGATGAGAAGATCCAAGCTGACCGGATTCTAGCCCG CAAATTGGGTCTCCCTACTGAGAGAGTCTCATCAAACAGTTTGCCTAAAGACGGTTTCCCTTCATCCCCGCag AAGCACCAGGCAGACTTCGATTTCATCGACCCTCTGGCTCCCAAGAAAGCCCGCATCTCTCACCTCAGCAGCCGAGGGCCCTCAGCCTCGTCCTCCGACCGCCGCGAGGACGAGAGCAGCCCCCGCTCCAAACACTCATCCCTGCCCCCTAGCGTGACCTCAGGGCCTCCCACCCATCTCCCCATACCTTCCCACCCGCCGGCGCCGTCGCATCGGCAGCTCAGCCCAGCTTCCAACTCCAACTCCCCCAGCACCCCGGAAGGCTGCGGCACTCAGGACCTGCCCATGGACCAGAGCTCTTCCTGCAGAGACCCCTCGCCGAGCCCCTTCTCCCGCTCCCTGCAGGAGCGCTGTCAGCACCCGGCCCCCAGAGAAGCCGCCTCTCCCAGCCCGCCCCCCTGCACCTCTCTCACAGTTGCCTCCACTGTTGTCACCAGCCCTCCTTTGTCTAGCAGTACAAGTAAGAAATTCAAGAAGAAATCCAAGAAGCACAAAGACAAGGACCGTGAGAGGGTCAAAGGGAAACAAACGGAAAGAGCTTCCAGCAACATTCCTCCTGATGCGGTGGCAGAGGAGAGTCACAGGGTGAGAAAGAGGCGCAGCGCTGAGGAAGACATCGAGGTAGCTGTTGAGAAAAATCCTTACAAAGATCAAG TCAAAGAGAAGCCAGTCCATTCCTCTGAATCTTCTTCCAAAACTGATGTGGCCAACTATGTAGT GAAGTACGCCCCGCTGGCGTCTCTCGACCAGAGACAAAGCTACAAAGACGACTTCAACGCAGAATACGACGAGTACCGTCAGCTGCACGCCCGCGTGGAGAGCATCACCAGGCGCTTCACTCAGCTCGACGCTCGGTGTAGGAAGCTGGTTCCCGGCACCAAGGAGTACCAG AAAGTACAAGAAGAGGTCTTGAAAGAGTACAAAAAGATGAAACAA
- the LOC116710598 gene encoding globoside alpha-1,3-N-acetylgalactosaminyltransferase 1-like, whose translation MALFLFCKSPAGPVRMNRIQLLLCCFLLSIIIYFFNGRRAAASLESAHPLSQVLGMKDGMILKDMSSVKTVDSKTPQETSWGAPMVWGDSHNSVWRRAKLSERGIRVGLLALVVGTYARFVRHFLYSAENHFLPGQMVTYYILTDNPRTLDPPVELGPGRQMKMLPAAELPGWDRLAYRRMVLFAEAIWGTIGKEVDYIFCADIDQEFVGPVGEEILGDLVATLHPEFFEMPRNNFPYEDQEESSACVEEDEGEYYYTSEFYGGVVSQMRRLARECSLLILQDQANNMMAKGLEESYLNRYLIDHRPTCVLSPEYSWWDSPLTAHVPKKRLVSLGRQCEAYDIEKRELQRC comes from the exons ATGGCACTTTTCCTGTTCTGCAAGTCTCCTGCAG GCCCAGTCAGAATGAACAGAATACAGCTCCTTCTGTGCTGTTTTCTACTGTCTATTATCATAT ACTTCTTTAATGGACGTAGAGCTGCTGCCAGTTTGGAGTCAGCCCATCCCTTGTCTCAGGTGTTGGGAATGAAGGATGGAATGATACTGAAAGACATGTCTTCAGTGAAGACAGTGGACTCAAAAACTCCACAGGAGACATCGTGGGGAGCCCCTATGGTTTGGGGTGACAGCCACAATTCGGTGTGGCGCAGGGCAAAACTCTCAGAACGAGGAATTCGCGTAGGCCTGTTGGCCCTTGTGGTGGGAACTTACGCCCGGTTTGTCCGTCATTTCCTCTACTCAGCCGAAAACCACTTTCTCCCTGGTCAGATGGTCACGTATTACATTCTTACAGACAACCCCCGCACTCTGGATCCTCCGGTTGAACTGGGCCCTGGACGACAGATGAAGATGCTTCCGGCCGCTGAGCTGCCTGGCTGGGACAGGTTGGCTTACCGTCGCATGGTGCTGTTCGCCGAAGCCATCTGGGGGACCATTGGCAAAGAGGTCGACTACATCTTCTGCGCTGACATTGACCAGGAGTTTGTGGGCCCAGTAGGGGAAGAAATCCTTGGGGATCTGGTGGCTACGCTACACCCAGAGTTTTTTGAAATGCCACGAAACAATTTCCCTTACGAAGACCAAGAAGAGTCATCCGCTTGCGTAGAGGAGGACGAGGGAGAATACTATTATACATCAGAGTTTTATGGCGGGGTGGTTTCTCAGATGCGCAGACTTGCTCGGGAGTGTTCTCTGCTTATACTTCAGGACCAGGCGAACAACATGATGGCCAAAGGACTGGAGGAAAGCTACTTAAACCGCTACCTGATCGACCACAGACCTACCTGTGTGCTCTCACCAGAGTACAGCTGGTGGGATTCGCCCCTTACTGCCCATGTGCCTAAAAAAAGACTGGTCTCATTGGGAAGGCAGTGTGAGGCTTATGACATAGAGAAGAGAGAACTACAGAGgtgttga
- the pcsk1 gene encoding neuroendocrine convertase 1 yields MEVRCRPAVMCCVFAVLCAALSRSQALSYADRQYLNEWAVEIPGGLSEAEAIAKELDYQLVRQIGALENLFLFKHGSHPRRMRRGAEHITRQLSEDDRVLWAEQQYEKRRSKRAALRECRDCSVDKLFDDPMWNQQWYLQDTRSSSSLPKLDLHVIPVWQKGITGKGVVITVLDDGLEWNHTDIYANYDPAASYDFNDNDPDPFPRYDSTNENKHGTRCAGEIAMQADNNKCGVGVAYNSKVGGIRMLDGIVTDAIEASSIGFNPNHVDIYSASWGPNDDGKTVEGPGRLAQKAFEYGIQQGRNGKGSIFVWASGNGGRQGDNCDCDGYTDSIYTISISSASQQGLSPWYAEKCSSTLATAYSSGDYTDQRITSSDLHDDCTQTHTGTSASAPLAAGIFALALEQNPDLTWRDLQHIVVWTSEFDPLANNPGWKRNGAGLMVNSRFGFGLLNAKALVDLADPAVWKHMPEKKQCIVRDDAFQPRELKAAGEITIEIPTKACEGQENAIHSLEHVQVEASIEYTRRGDLHITLTSPAGTTTVLLAERERDTSSNGFKNWDFMSVHTWGEDPAGTWTLKITDTSGRMENKGRILNWKLILHGTSEKPEHMKKPRVYIPYNAVQNDRRGVEHMDDMMEEPTQPRPPQKTGAAEASPSVSEKEPKSPSSGSTRRPSLALLRLLQTAFKQQATASQRPRATARPLSARRKQQSRAFLPLPTKLPAHKLYQALDLINKFSGPGDSLYSDYSDGFYNIKPYKHRNDRLLQALFEMLDDE; encoded by the exons ATGGAAGTGAGATGCCGTCCAGCGGTGATGTGCTGTGTTTTCGCCGTCCTCTGCGCCGCGCTGTCCCGCTCCCAGGCGCTGTCTTACGCGGACAGGCAGTACCTGAACGAGTGGGCTGTGGAGATCCCCGGCGGGCTGTCCGAAGCCGAGGCCATCGCCAAGGAGCTGGACTACCAGCTGGTCCGACAG ATCGGGGCCCTGGAAAACCTCTTCCTGTTCAAACATGGCAGCCACCCTCGCAGAATGAGACGCGGCGCGGAGCACATCACCAGGCAGCTCTCAGAGGACGACCGG GTGTTGTGGGCAGAGCAGCAGTACGAGAAGCGAAGGAGCAAGCGGGCGGCCCTGAGGGAATGCAGGGACTGCTCAGTGGACAAACTTTTTGACGACCCCATGTGGAACCAGCAGTGGTACCTG CAAGACACGCGGTCGTCGTCCTCGCTGCCGAAGCTGGACCTGCACGTGATCCCCGTCTGGCAGAAGGGCATCACGGGGAAGGGAGTGGTCATCACCGTCCTCGACGACGGACTGGAGTGGAACCACACAGACATCTATGCCAACTAC gatccGGCAGCCAGCTACGATTTCAACGACAACGATCCAGATCCTTTCCCCAGATACGACTCCACCAATGAAAACAA GCATGGCACCAGGTGTGCAGGGGAGATTGCAATGCAGGCTGACAACAACAAATGTGGCGTCGGAGTGGCGTACAACTCCAAGGTTGGAG GAATTCGCATGCTGGATGGGATTGTGACGGATGCCATCGAGGCGAGCTCCATTGGGTTCAACCCCAACCATGTGGACATCTACAGCGCCAGCTGGGGGCCCAACGACGACGGCAAGACCGTGGAGGGTCCTGGCCGCCTGGCCCAGAAAGCATTTGAATACGGTATTCAGCAG GGTCGCAATGGGAAAGGCTCCATCTTTGTCTGGGCATCGGGTAATGGAGGTCGCCAGGGCGATAACTGTGACTGCGACGGCTACACAGACAGCATCTACACCATCTCAATCAGCAGCGCCTCCCAGCAGGGCCTGTCCCCGTGGTACGCCGAGAAGTGCTCCTCCACTCTGGCTACGGCGTACAGCAGCGGAGACTACACCGACCAGAGGATT aCCAGCTCCGATCTTCACGACGACTGCACTCAGACTCACACTGGAACCTCGGCTTCCGCCCCACTGGCTGCTGGGATTTTTGCCCTCGCACTGGAGCAAAA TCCGGATCTCACGTGGAGGGACCTGCAGCACATTGTGGTGTGGACCTCGGAGTTCGACCCGCTGGCCAATAACCCGGGCTGGAAGAGGAACGGAGCGGGGCTGATGGTGAACAGCCGCTTCGGATTCGGGCTTCTCAACGCCAAAGCACTGGTGGACCTCGCAGACCCAGCCGTGTGGAAACACATGCCGGAGAAGAAGCAGTGCATCGTCAGAGACGACGCTTTTCAGCCAAG GGAGCTGAAGGCGGCGGGAGAGATCACCATAGAGATTCCAACCAAAGCCTGCGAGGGCCAGGAGAACGCCATCCACTCCCTGGAGCACGTGCAGGTGGAGGCCAGCATTGAATACACCCGGAGAGGAGACCTGCACATCACGCTTACCTCCCCCGCAG GTACAACCACCGTGCTTCTGGccgagagagaaagagacacgTCATCCAACGGCTTCAAAAACTGGGACTTTATGTCGGTGCACACCTGGGGAGAAGACCCTGCTGGTACTTGGACATTGAAGATCACAGATACT TCGGGGCGAATGGAGAACAAGGGGCGGATCTTGAACTGGAAGCTGATACTCCACGGAACATCGGAAAAGCCGGAACACATGAAGAAACCTCGAGTCTACATTCCTTACAACGCCGTTCAGAATGACCGGCGTGGGGTGGAGCACATGGATGACATGATGGAG GAGCCCACGCAGCCCCGCCCCCCTCAGAAGACCGGGGCTGCAGAAGCCTCTCCTTCAGTCTCAGAGAAGGAGCCCAAAAGCCCCTCAAGCGGCTCCACACGCCGCCCTTCCCTGGCCCTGCTACGTCTCCTTCAGACGGCTTTCAAACAACAGGCCACCGCATCGCAGCGTCCCCGGGCCACAGCGAGGCCCCTCTCTGCCCGGAGGAAGCAGCAAAGCCGGgcttttctccctcttcctaCGAAACTCCCAGCTCATAAGTTGTACCAGGCTCTGGACTTGATCAACAAGTTTAGCGGGCCGGGGGACAGCCTCTACAGTGACTACAGCGACGGCTTCTACAACATCAAGCCGTACAAGCACAGAAACGACCGGCTGCTGCAGGCCCTGTTTGAAATGCTGGATGACGAGTAG